The DNA region TCGCTGTTTTGGTGTAATATCACATTGCAAACTAAGCAATTTCAAACCAACATGCTCACCTCTATTAGGCCTCCAGAACTTTTCCATCCCGTGCCTCATGAGCACGATGCGCGAGAGTTCTGTGAAAGACTCGATGACATTGAAGTTGCACAGCGGGCTGACCTCAAAGAAAgtcatgctgtttttttcagcATAAGCCCTCGCTTGCTCTGTTGGAACCTGCCGCTTGAAAGCCAAGTGAAGTCGATTGCCAACCAAGATCCTGGGCACACCTGGGGCATGCTGAAAGatgtaacatttgtttttaacgaTGCCAATGTGGTGATATACATTAATCATAAGAAGCTAGGGACATTTGTGTTTCACTTACATTTTAAGGTGGATCTAAAATGCTTACGAGCTTTACAGGAGAATATAATTTGACCTTGAATGTTTGAATGCACGTCCGACTATATAATATTTAGGTATTTCTCTAGCCCAGCTTGTTTATCTCGAACAAGGAGCCTATTGTCAAaattcatccatacatccatgtaccataccgcttatcctcactagcgtAGCAggcatgctgaagcctatcccagctatcttcttgagagaggtggggtacaccctgaactggtcgccagccaatcgcgggccacatataaacaaccattcacagccacacctacgggcaatttcgattcttcaatcaacctaccatccaagtttttatttttaggatgtgggaggaaaacagagtacctggagaaaacacccACATGTGCAAtttgagaacatccaaactccacatatgtggggcaaggatttgaaccctcgtcctctgaactgtgaggcagatgtgctaaccagttgtttaCTCTTCCACTAGTcaaaattcacaaatatttttttttaattcctataGTCACGGACTTCCACTTCTGTGTCATTCTGTGACTCTCCACGTCTCGCTAACATCTCTGATGCAGCTTCCAACCTGTGACACTAAGCTGTTTGAAGCCTCACAATCGCAAAGTACTTTTGAACAATTGTGAGGTGTTATCTTAGTATCAGGAGATCTCAATGTGAAAAGCATGATGAAGAGGactgttttattcattttaattgaacCAACAAATTGCAGCAGGCAATTCAAAGATTGCATGAAAGTTGCATTCCACTCCTTGTTGGAAAatctatttttggaaaaagtatTAAATCAATGAACAGTTGGACATGTACTTTCAAGATTGAGATGTTGGAATTATTTTCACCTGGAAAGGTTATTATAgtagtgcattttaggttcttCCTGAAAATGTATCTAAAAACCCAATATCCCTAACTTTTGGTGAGTACCATATTAATTTGATTGAAAATCAAACCCAACCTCATCAATTTCTCTGATCCAACGGTCAATGCCATCAAATGACCAGCCATTGGTGATGTCATACACAAGGAGTATGCCCTGTGGGATGAAAGTATTGATGAGTACATGAACAGACAAGGACAAAGTTGATGGTACCATTTCAGTTAATGAATGGAAAACCCACAGTGGGCACGAAAATAActtaaaactgacaaaaatcatttaaaaagtaaCCACTTAAAATGAGGCATTGCTTAATTATTGTTgagaattgttaaaaaaactcCAGGCCATTTCAAAAATAATGGTACTTTAATTTAATGTTATTGCACAAAATACTAAGAGAAACACTGCATTCAAATGATTTCAACAATGCTCAATTAAGTATTTTGGTGCAACCCTAAATAATTGTTTGATACAATAGCGATGGTAGCCCAAAAGCAGCCTACATTCAACACCTCCCCTTTTTTCTTCATAATCTGCATTGTAATTACATCTTCTCATACAtgcaatttatatatttatatttcctACAATTActtatgtacatttattttgccATTAGGGGGCTAATAAAAGATATTCTATCTCACAAAGATTTCTtgataataaaaatatacatttaatctGGCCACCAagtgatgtacagtacatattcattcatttccagtTTAAACGCGTCGTCCTGTGTGGATGTTATTTTGTATTCAGAactttaaacacacaaaaatctgTTATCTTGTTTAAAGTTGCGTACGCTCCACGAAATTGCGGTTCCAGCCAGCTCAAAGTGACAACTCTGTTGTTTCGACAAATTAATTATTTAGATGTTTTGCAAGCCTATGACAAGATATCTTTGCATCGCTATGACATCTTTGTCCATCCACTCTCTATCCTCCCTTTGTGACACTTTTGCAGGAAGCATGGTAAGAGGTATAGCTTTTTTACTACCATGGAGGCAACGATCAGTGATTTACAATGCATTGACACCGGACACAAAGAGAATAATCACCTTCGTGGCTTAACAGCTGGGGGTGGAATAAAATAGTATCAAGCAGCTGTTCAATGTGGATGTAACAGTATAATGTCAGATGCTGGTTCCCCCCGCGATATCCAGAAAATCTGTCAACgtgcagtacattttcataTATAACACGGATGCTCCGTAATATTCGGCAGGTCTGGGACTGATCGAGACATCTCTACTTATGAGTTAGCATTAAATGTGTTGGGAAGATGAACTGTGCTTGTAAGACAAAGTATGTTTGGTTAGGTATACAACGTGGAACTCTGTTGTGTACTAAGTCTTACAGTAAATTTAAACTCAAACAGCATAAATCAAGCACAGTTGACAACATTGGAGCATGGTTAGGAGGAGTCACATGACTACAAACGTACAGTATCATTGTTGCCGGTATTGGTCCATTCCTACAAAATCAACGTCGAGACATGCCAAGTCTTATTTAGACTAACAAATTGTTAGACGACAGTGATTCGCTCAAAATGTTGTGCAATACCTCactaaattgagggtgttatttcAAGCCAAGCCATTTTTAGTGTTTGTTtcaagttaattctgttgaaccacaaaaacaaaatgcctgattttcattggttagttttcattacattttagtTGAATGTTCCTTTTGACAGTTTCAAGTTATTTTAGTAAACAAtgtcaagtttttttccccccctttaaTCCACACAGGGGTACCAACAAGTTTGTCCACGTGTGTGAGATTAGATGGCAACACACCATAAATGATTAGTAATCCTTACCTGTGCTCCTCTTGAGTAAGATCTGAAGATGGTGCAGAATCTTCCCTGACCGGATGTATCCCTTACACAGAAACATACATTTAAGAGCATGCTACTGTACTATGTTTTTCTATGCATGTGCTGTATCAATCACTAATAGTAATCCTTACCATAACTCTAACTTCACTCTTCTTCCATCCAGCAGTATTGTGGTTGTCTTGTAATCAATTCCTAAAATGTCACACAATTCATATCGTTTGAGGTTGGCCGTAACAGATGTCTTACTTATTAAGAAATAAAACACAGGGGCAACTCACCACTGCTGTAAGCATAGGGAGACTCCACGGAGCCGTCTTGTAAACTGTCCAAGATTTCTCCCTTTCCGACGTCACTGTCT from Syngnathoides biaculeatus isolate LvHL_M chromosome 9, ASM1980259v1, whole genome shotgun sequence includes:
- the LOC133506407 gene encoding ras-related protein Rab-40C-like, producing the protein MRGMMGSQSSPVKSYDYLLKFLLVGDSDVGKGEILDSLQDGSVESPYAYSSGIDYKTTTILLDGRRVKLELWDTSGQGRFCTIFRSYSRGAQGILLVYDITNGWSFDGIDRWIREIDEHAPGVPRILVGNRLHLAFKRQVPTEQARAYAEKNSMTFFEVSPLCNFNVIESFTELSRIVLMRHGMEKFWRPNRVFSLQDLCCRSIVSCTPVHLIDKLPLPVAIKSHLKSFSMANGMNAVMMHGRSYSVVNTAASGVTNGGSKGNSIKRSKSFRPPQSPPKTSSSSSSRGNCKIS